A segment of the Carya illinoinensis cultivar Pawnee chromosome 1, C.illinoinensisPawnee_v1, whole genome shotgun sequence genome:
atttttacatgTTTTCTGCTATTCCCAAATTAAAGGTAGAAGAAAAATTTTCGGTGGAGTGGTGTATTAGGCTCTAGGCTAATAGGCTCACGTGACTGTAAATGTGGCTACCTTGGGTCGTATaatgaaaatctgaaaatcgtaaaagaaaaagttatCTGAAAACAATATTTCAAGATTTTCAGTCCTGGCATATTTTTTATGGGGGAATTTTCTGCCTCTTCTTTTGTAGTCATAAATgggaaataatgataaaaaaagatTTAGTTCGAAAATTGTTATATGAAGTTCTGCGCTTAGCTTGTGTAACTTAGAACATGATTGATTAATATTGgaatttgaggaaaaaaaattacttaacaAAAAAGCAAATTGAGGAACATAATATTATGGATGATGCAATCAAATGGGTTTGGCTTGTGGCATCAAAAACTTGGTGCAAGGGAAAATGATGCTTAAGTTCAAATCAGCTGGTTtacctttcaaaaaatataactCGGTTGAAAGTTTTAACTGTAGAAGTCGAGTAGGGTTGATTGATTTTGTAGCTCAGCCAAGGATTGTCCGTCCTTTGAAACAAAGAGGCCTGGTTAGCCATTAGCCACCAGAAAATGTAACTGTAGACGTTGTTCACTGGGAGAAAGGAGATTAGAGGGATTATTCGTTTAGGGGAAATGAAGTAACTATTAATTTCGGTTTAGGGAAGATGCTGGGTATTTTCATTTGATTTCTTATTTAGTTGAGAAGATGGAATAAGGATGGAATGCGAGATAAATACTTGGACGTGATGTAATCTGTCTGAGGTGGAGAGGGTTGCAAGTGGAATTTGATGCATTGATTCTGAAGGTGGAAATTCTAAGAGCAGCCAAGCTGACCTTCCAAAAAGGACTCCTTTTCTCAGTCCTACTAAATCCCATGCCTGCTCGTAACTCTGTTGCTAAGAAATCAGATTTGTGAATGTGTGCAGATGTTATCTATGGTAACATAGAATGTAGCACTTGCAATTAGAATTACTAATAAcagtttttttcttgctttcttccTTTGCCTGCTAAAATATTTCCTAAGCAAACTTCTTAAACTAGAATTGAACTTTAATCCGTTGGTGTTTGCTTTTGAGGCTTCAGTGACTTCCTTATTGTTTATAGTTCAGTTACTCCCTCTGGAGTGGTTTGAGACACTCACCTTGTATCTGTGATACAGATGCAGGACAGGTCAGTTCTAGTGAGGGGGCACAACAGTTAGAAGGGGATCAAGAGGCTACTGAGAAAATACGGTtgcttaaagataaaatttcaaACAATGTCTCAGCTATGCCTGTTGTTCTGAAGAGGATGAAGGAGTGTTTATCTAAGATTGACAAATTGGATTCTTACAATGGAATTGTGCATCCTGCATTCAAGAGGAAAGGGACTAGCTGACAATTTTATCATGCTTGCTTTATTTATATACCAGTTGATTTGAAGAGGAATGTCAAGAGTGTTCAAATGATTGATCACTTAATTTGCTAAATGGGGACATGCATCCAGCGTTGGAAGTGATAGGGATCTACTGCAAAGTGTTGTCTCCTACAATGGATTTCAGAGTTTCCCATGTATTGTAATTACTCCAAAAAGGGATTGCTTTACGGTCTGTACCATATTGTGTTGATAATATCCACAGAGCTCCCCTTGCATCTATTGATTCATTACATCAAATGAAGAGACGATGCTAATTATTGTAGGATGTTTATATAGTTTACactatctatttttctttcttctgttgCTTGCTTCTTAAATATATGATGAAAACTAAGAGCCGTCTGGTAAGTAGTCAAATtacatttcttttccatttatcCGTGGAAATTGTTGCATgattttacaaatttacaacAGTTGGTTTAGATAGGGAAGCTGCCGTTTGACAACGCCGGTATGCGCCAATGAGAGTGGGAACAGACCGGTTACCGAAAGCCTGATATCGCTTAGTAGAACTGGCAAAATCAAATTACTTATGCAGTTTCAGCATTTCCCAgcaatcatttcttttttcctggGAAACAAAAAGTAGGAAAAGACATACGGGGTATATGGTACTGCAATTAAGTGTGAAGCTAAAATGAGGAGTATTTTACACGTCAGCACAAACACCATCCACAAGGggcatttttttaaacaagataATGTTGAATGTGTTCCAATGTGCAGCCAAATCGTGGAATATATCAAGAGTATCAAACAACAGTTAATTTAACCACTTTCACATATAGAATCAAAGTGCTAAACATTTACAGCTAATTACATCATCATCAGAAGTTAATTTGGGTATAGAAGAAGTTATTATTACCCCACCAATATTCCCCACGTTGCCAACATCGACGATCACGGTGCTCAGCCCCTTTCCCACAACAAAAATGCTTTTCCCAACAGCAACTATCTGGCAGGGTGGTCTTGTAAGCAAAGGTGACAACCTACCAACTGGCACCCATTCCCTGGTTTCCTTCTGCCACATTATCAGCCTGGTTCCTGAACTCTGATCCAATACGTACAGGGTCCCATCCAAAACAACTGCCGGTCCCCGCCATCCCGACACCAAATCGGCATCTGCATGCTGCCACCTGCCACTTGATGGTTCATAAACCACTGCATGCACATCAGAAGCTACAGCAGAAGTGCCACTGCGAGTATAAATCCTCCTATCCATGACTATGGAATCTTCAATTTCAGGAATAATTTTTGGGTCTGATTGAGACTTCCAATCGTTTGTATGAGGGTCATAAATATCCAACGAATGTGGATTGCTTGAATTTGAATCTAACCCACCAATGGCATAGATTTTCTCATCTAAAACTTCACAAGCAAAATAACACCTGAATACATGAAACTTCAAAATGATTTTCAGTCTTCCAGCGCcagggaaaagaaaatgatcttTGAGGAAGAAACAAAGTTACAGGGAAACACATACTAGTAGTGTACATGCATCATGCTTGACCATTAAATtaccttaaaataaaaataaacttgatATTTAAACAATCTCTGGCCAGAGTTTCATTGGGAGATAGCGATTAAAAGATTAATATTCATCTAATCACTCAAATGCATACAAGGAAAAGAATTTCATTGTCCTATTGAGGTCAATCAAACTGCCTCATGCCAAATTAGAGAGGGAAAAAGGCCAGATCCAACAAGCGGACATtgtattgagagagagagagagagagagagagagagagagagagagagagagagagagagagagagagagagagagagaatgcaaGGGATTTTAAAAGGACTTTACCACCAACCAAGAAAAAAATGCAAGGGCTAAAATAGGACATACAAAAGGGAAATCTTGCCAAcctgttttctttcccaaactCAACAAGAAGATGTTGGAAAGCCCATTCAAGGAAGTTTTTTTGGGAGGGTAGGTAACTGTGCCTTTTATTGTTACTACACCCCTCCCCAAATGTTTAAATCCAAGCAAAAAAAACTTGAACCCAACTGCACAATATAGAccgaaaaaatctatttgtaagTTGGTTTATTGACAAGGGAATCCCCTTTCTCCTTTCTCTAATAATAAGAGTTCCAAACCTATCTCACTAATAATAAGAATGGGGCAGTTGTAGTGCAAAAGCGCCCCTATCGAATTCAGCACTTCATAAACAAGAGTCACACACTCTTTAAACACCCAATTTTGAAAGTAAGATGCTGAAAATTGGATCATTTGTACTTCTGactcaaaataaattctaaaaagaaaatattgttcttATATATGACATGATGCAGAAAAAGATAAAGCAGTCAATCCTATTTTTCATGTCTCACTGTGTGAACAGGTTACAGCAAACGAATGatattaacattttttataagtgaaataATCAGTATTAAGAAAGCACCAAAGACACCCGATATCTTTGGGACAAAATTAATGTCACTAATCCAATGATATTAATCATGAGGAACAGAATCTTACGACTTCCACAGATTCCATAAAGAGTAGGCTATCAGAATTGAATGTGAAGAACACAGCATTTACCAGTGTGCAGTGCAAGTGAGGAGTGTTACCTTGCAGTTGACAATGGAGCTGCATCACTCCAGGAACTCATTGAAGCATCATAGCAATAGACTTCATTGGTAGCATCTTCAGACCAACTACAGCCACCCAATAAGTATACTTTCTTTCCCAATACTTCAAAACCAATCCCTTTTCTCTTCACGCTGCGGGGTGGAAGCCCTTCAATGGGTTTCCAGCATCTTCTTGATGAGTTGGGGTCCAGCACATAACAGCAAGCCCGATCAAACTTGTCTCGACACAGTGCATAAACCCAAGTCTCATCAAGTTTATGCTTTTGGCGGTGAGAATGCCACTTTTCACTGCAAACTAGGTCTCTCCATCTTTTTGAGACACACTTGAGCAGTGTATGGTACTTTCGAGGAACTCTTGCTAGGCAGAGAAGAGCAATGTCATCTGGAAGTCCACATATAAGAGGAGGTTCAGTCAATTCTACTTGACTGACACCGTCTGATCCACTATCTAGATGTTCCATTGCAATACTGTGCATGGGTGAAAGCCTGCAAGATGTGAAAAAGAACCATAAGCCTCAAACATGCAGCATTTTGTAGAACCTGACAACCCAACCACATGCTTGGGGCTTCAATACCTAAACCAGTATTTGCAATTTAACTATGCTAAATCCTCAGTGGTATGATAGACGATAGAAAAGACTCTTAAGTGCCCTGGCTTATGATTCATTGAATGAAAATTATCCTgtaatttattgataaaatatgCAAAATCATAGGAAACATATTATTTGAAGTTGTAAAACTTATCCATTTCTTCATATAGACTAATAAGTTTCCATTAATGAAACCTTGGTTTTTCCTTACCTCCCTATCTCATCCGTAAGCAGCAAAACCAAATCCTAAACAAATTGGGGGCTCAAAAAGAATACCGGATTCAAGTTTCAGCATTTGGAGATATCCCAAGAATTAATATACTAAGATATATAAATCAACGCAACtgctaaaaaaaatctaaatacgATTTGAAATCCAAAAATGTAGAACACGACGAACTCAATTCAATTTGCACATTCCCACGAGATCACTCAGCATACCGAAACACAGAGTTATGAAGATAACAATCGCATTCTAAGAAAAAATTCTTTCAGAGAAAACCTCTCTcttgatgaaaaagaaaagtaaaaaagtttAGGTAAACTAGCCACTCTTTTCAGATCAGGGAGATAACCCAGGTGTCTATCCTggtttcattccaattatatgttcAAAAGGAgtaacaaattaaagaaacaaacaaTAATCATTTGCTTGATTCCGAAACGATCAAACGAAAAATAAAGATGGCAGTACATTTTAACGGCCAGCGCAAACCAAGTGTTGGAGAAAAGGGGGtgaaattttcatttattttccaggACGAATTATCAGCAGCCAAACCGAGCGAAATAATTATCAAGCTAATTGATTGGAAAGCCACCATAATTTCATACATTGCACATGCGAATCGAAAAGAAGGTGTACAGATATTATCTATCgaataaaaaaactacaaattgTTAAGACAATAAGAAAACTCGAAGCAAACGGAAGGTGTAAAATcgcaaaatattttccaaaagaAGAAGGGATTTTTGGGGGAACAGATGACAAACCTGTGAAAATTAAGATTTGAGGCCGTGGCTTCGATTTCTCGGTGTGGAATGAAGCGGGTAAAGCTATTAATGTCTAACGCAGCACGTACCATACAGGTCCGTCGTCAGGGGCAGATTGAAAAATTCATTATTCACTCGTCATTTCCTCCTACGCTATACGCAAATACGAAAATACGTGATttgccatttttattttattatttaaatacataaatatataaatagcgAGAGGCAGATTTCGTAAAAAGTAAAGTTTCGACGACCCGATTTGCACTTTGCACGGGTTTGGGCCGGTTCAATGTTTACGGCGTCACTTAAATCCACGGTGATTCATCGAATTTTAAGGTCTTAGAAGAATATTAAACGAccgaaaaatatagttacaaatataatcgtgcattaatatgtgtattaatatgatgtaattgattaaaaaataaattttattaaaaataatattaatttaaattttaagtatgaataaatcaatctttatatacagattagtgtacAACTGTACTTGTATGAAATAAAACTCTTAAACTATTAAAGTTTCGTTTAGttgttaaattcaatattaattcattttaattttattttaagtcaaatttaatattaaaatattaaattattaaattcatcttaaattaaatatatttttctataaaacttataatttttttcaactagtgaaatttataatttttttaatttttagttttgctatatataaatacagttgtatactaatctgtgtactaatactgattcattcatacttaaaatttaacttaatattatttttaataaaattcattttttaattaattatatcatattaatagacagattaatgcataattatatttataactatatttttcttttcgtaaatatttataaactcaaaaataacttataaacgGTTGAACCGTTCTCCCCCAAATTACAGTTCCAATATAAATTTGCCACGTAGATATAACTTGTTAATAACTGTACAATCGCATTGtagacaaataaaaaattttcacttcagtcctccctccctctctctagaAAAACCCTCCAGCGTCTCCCTCCCCTTTCTCTCCCAAGAAATCACCCATCACCCATCAACCATCACCCATCTGTGCCATTTCCTTGCAGGTGGTTGTCCCCACCGAAAAGCAATTTTGAGCTTTatgtttttattcttatttttatttttgttttttaaagaaCGTAGTGTCTTGTCTAGGGCTGTGCTCCGAttccgacggagtcggaatcggaatttcgacttccgactccgactttttgTCGGAGTCGAAATCGACCTCCGAGTCCGATTCCGAGAGGAATCGGAGTTCGATTCCGTTCGGAATTCGGAATGGATTTCCGATCGAGTtcggaattccgacttccgacTTTAATGCCGactttgatacttttttttttttgttttaaaattcattttatcctTATTTTCAAAGCTTGGAAATTATATAATGACTTGAACACATTAaagcatataattaattaatgcagaGAAGAAATTTTCCTGGTATAACGAGtattatggacaatatttttaatcacGTTAAagcgtataattaattaataaattaattaattttcctggTATTGTCGAGtattatggacaatattttcaatCACGTTAaagcatataattaattaatgaattaattaattttcctggTATACGAGtattatggacaatattttcaatGCAAAAGGTCAAATATATTTGAGCACGTTAGActgcataattaattattattcataaatcagaaagtcctaaacaattaataatagGAATAACAACCTATTTCAAAGTTGCAGTAAACAgtccataaaaataaacattttgattcaaccaaaataaaaaacataatttgcacTTTGCAACATCGTACTTGGTCATTTGaagtacctgaaattaagataaaaaagtattcaatcaataaatataactaaatattgatacagaaaattgaacacaataaaagtaaaatttaattaccattaataccaataaagattaagttaattctgacatcaacttatctttatccatactccatcaTTCATCGAAAACTATACTGGGGTTCACAATTACAtttgtgaaatgataaaaaaatataaattaaataaatttccgaaatcataaaaacaattaaaataatcaataataaaaaatcaagtaaaataaggttaccatcttcaagcctatagctctcatcatcaatgccaatgctatctagtccaaggggtgtatcactgatccagttctgtgtgcaaacgagggcctccacg
Coding sequences within it:
- the LOC122309864 gene encoding F-box/kelch-repeat protein SKIP4; its protein translation is MVRAALDINSFTRFIPHREIEATASNLNFHRLSPMHSIAMEHLDSGSDGVSQVELTEPPLICGLPDDIALLCLARVPRKYHTLLKCVSKRWRDLVCSEKWHSHRQKHKLDETWVYALCRDKFDRACCYVLDPNSSRRCWKPIEGLPPRSVKRKGIGFEVLGKKVYLLGGCSWSEDATNEVYCYDASMSSWSDAAPLSTARCYFACEVLDEKIYAIGGLDSNSSNPHSLDIYDPHTNDWKSQSDPKIIPEIEDSIVMDRRIYTRSGTSAVASDVHAVVYEPSSGRWQHADADLVSGWRGPAVVLDGTLYVLDQSSGTRLIMWQKETREWVPVGRLSPLLTRPPCQIVAVGKSIFVVGKGLSTVIVDVGNVGNIGGVIITSSIPKLTSDDDVISCKCLAL